The genomic region TGTATCGTCGCCAATATTTAATCGCCAAACCAAATATTTATTTCTTAACGCCGAAAATATCCTTGCTTCGTTAAAACGGCTTTACTTTAATTATGCTGGGGCGTATAATTCGCCCATGCCAACCGCCGCCCAAAAAAAACCGCAAGCCGCCGCAAGCACAAACGTGCCGTTGAAAAAACTCGCGCCCTTTATTGTGGCGATGATAACCCTGGTGCTGGCGTCGAACATTTTGGTGAATTTTCCGATTAACGAATGGTTGACCTATGGCGCATTTTCTTACCCTTTAAGTTTTCTGTTGTCCGATTTATGCAACCGGCTTTATGGCTTGCGGGCGGCGCGGCGCGTGGTGGCCTTCGGCCTTATCGGCATGGGGTTTACCTTTGTCTTGGCCTATTTCAATATTTGGGGGGTTGGTTACAGGGTTGGCGTGGCGTCGGTGTTGGCCTATGTGATTGGCCAGGGGGCCGATGTCACGGTGTTTAATCACTTCCGCAAACTATCTTGGTGGCGCGCGCCATTGATGGCCGGCTTGTTGGCGTCGTTGCTCGATAGTGTGGTGTTTTATTCCATTGCCTTTTACGGCGTTATGGACAATTGGGTCGAATTGTCGATGGGCGATTTTTCGGTAAAATTGGTGACAATTTTGTTGGGGCTGTTACCCTATCGCCTTATTCTAAAAAAACTTATCCCGAATATTAAATAATGGTGGCGGGGTGGGGTGGCGCAACAATCTTGCGCATGGCTTGGGCGCGCGCAACAATGTTGCGTGGGGCATAAGATTGTGATAGAAAAACAATTATGTATATCAAGATTTTTCCGGCCATAAAAAACGCGGGCCAATCGGGCCGCGCCAATTTGCACCATTGGTGTTTGCGCGTCATGGGCGACCGCGGCCAACGGCCGAACGCGGTTATTGGTTGGTCGGGCGGCGACGACCCAATGGCCGAAATCGCCCTGCAATTCCCTGACAAAGAAACCGCGGTCGCGGCGGCCGAAAAAATTGGCCTGCCCTATTACGTGGCGGTGGGCACCGGCATGACCGAACGAAGGGTCGAGGGGAAAAATTACGCCGAGAATTTCT from Hydrotalea sp. harbors:
- a CDS encoding queuosine precursor transporter → MPTAAQKKPQAAASTNVPLKKLAPFIVAMITLVLASNILVNFPINEWLTYGAFSYPLSFLLSDLCNRLYGLRAARRVVAFGLIGMGFTFVLAYFNIWGVGYRVGVASVLAYVIGQGADVTVFNHFRKLSWWRAPLMAGLLASLLDSVVFYSIAFYGVMDNWVELSMGDFSVKLVTILLGLLPYRLILKKLIPNIK
- a CDS encoding ETC complex I subunit, whose translation is MYIKIFPAIKNAGQSGRANLHHWCLRVMGDRGQRPNAVIGWSGGDDPMAEIALQFPDKETAVAAAEKIGLPYYVAVGTGMTERRVEGKNYAENFSSLRHRPWTH